From a region of the Ovis aries strain OAR_USU_Benz2616 breed Rambouillet chromosome 2, ARS-UI_Ramb_v3.0, whole genome shotgun sequence genome:
- the DEFB134 gene encoding beta-defensin 134 isoform X1 — translation MKILLSLLGVLALLSIVPQGQPASDPARSLLNKKGPAMVSPFTVLVFLVFWDTGLAGLNPLSSELYRRCYKNGTCRLECFGSEMLVSYCMFQLECCLKGNPDP, via the exons ATGAAGATCTTGCTTTCCCTCCTTGGGGTTCTTGCCTtactgtccatagttcctcaag GACAGCCTGCATCAGACCCTGCCAGGAGCCTCCTCAACAAGAAGGGGCCAGCCATGGTGTCGCCCTTCACTGTGCTTGTGTTCCTCGTCTTCTGGGATACAGGACTAGCAG gCTTGAATCCATTATCATCAGAATTATACAGAAGATGTTATAAAAATGGTACCTGCAGACTTGAGTGCTTTGGAAGTGAAATGTTAGTTTCCTACTGTATGTTTCAGCTGGAGTGCTGTCTCAAAGGAAACCCTGACCCCTGA
- the DEFB134 gene encoding beta-defensin 134 isoform X2, which produces MKILLSLLGVLALLSIVPQARSLFQEGCPPGYYNCRMKCNVNEYAVRYCADWTICCKEKKKFKEKKKW; this is translated from the exons ATGAAGATCTTGCTTTCCCTCCTTGGGGTTCTTGCCTtactgtccatagttcctcaag ccaGAAGCCTTTTTCAGGAAGGATGTCCTCCAGGGTACTATAACTGCAGAATGAAGTGCAATGTTAACGAATACGCAGTTAGATACTGTGCCGACTGGACCATCTgctgcaaagagaagaaaaaattcaaggaaaaaaaaaagtggtga